One genomic segment of Entelurus aequoreus isolate RoL-2023_Sb linkage group LG25, RoL_Eaeq_v1.1, whole genome shotgun sequence includes these proteins:
- the LOC133643012 gene encoding F-box/WD repeat-containing protein 9-like, with amino-acid sequence MDKGDGGEQSGPSQDAYGPEMQSLPEGDLACQPDVDPSPPEASGLLSLPWEMVTYIASHLPAHCVISVLPKVCSALRNVGKDSTAWQLRARRLIGSKVNFPVGRREDFDWPTACLEMEQLITCWTDMAQHDLRHHQAAEEEDQGDQGRVEMEPGRDAQGVDERLVGELVGELEQRLGDNPEEDALFEGHDGALDHQQAQPGNGEIIQHQPPRSSSPPPALERLTLLAGHIAQVNSVLLLGGDGTLCATGSRDRNVNLWKLHADSSSVLLHTLLGSRNFSTHQGWVWCLASQGPLLASGGFDSTVRLWDLQASGAEKGLIKAGGAVLCLTCLPDVLLAGTFDERVSVYDPRAAFTCLKSLRLHTNAVMCLAADDKYIVSAGKDCTVAVYDRRADKTLNKVRLNAYLRSMSYSDSEVWGGDHRGTLHSFAMRDGLLKSTAHLNVGHTAMITGIHKSPGSLYTCSSDCTVKVHIPCRPPKTLCTLRHQAGASGLSVEAGTLAVASGDMGVEIWRPRKS; translated from the exons AtggacaaaggcgatggtggcgaACAAAGTGGACCTTCTCAGGATGCCTATGGTCCAGAGATGCAAAG TCTTCCGGAAGGTGACCTGGCATGTCAACCAGATGTTGACCCCTCTCCTCCTGAGGCCAGTGGCTTGTTGTCGTTGCCGTGGGAGATGGTGACCTATATTGCCTCACACCTTCCTGCTCACTGTGTCATCTCTGTCCTGCCCAAG GTCTGTTCCGCTTTGCGTAACGTCGGCAAGGACAGCACTGCCTGGCAGCTGCGGGCGCGCAGACTGATTGGCTCAAAAGTCAACTTTCCTgtggggcggagggaggactttgACTGGCCCACCGCTTGTTTGGAGATGGAACAACTGATTACCTGCTGGACCGACATGGCACAGCATGACCTCAGACATCACCAAGCCGCCGAGGAGGAAGACCAGGGTGACCAGGGACGAGTAGAGATGGAGCCAGGGAGAGACGCACAGGGCGTTGACGAACGGTTGGTTGGTGAGCTCGTTGGCGAGCTGGAGCAGAGATTAGGGGATAACCCAGAAGAAGATGCTTTATTTGAGGGCCACGATGGCGCTCTTGATCATCAACAGGCACAGCCGGGTAATGGAGAAATCATTCAGCATCAACCACCAAGAAGTTCAAGCCCACCCCCAGCACTTGAGCGCCTCACCCTGCTCGCAGGCCACATTGCCCAGGTCAACTCCGTCCTCTTGTTAGGTGGCGACGGGACGCTCTGCGCCACAGGCTCCAGAGATCGGAACGTCAATCTTTGGAAACTGCACGCGGACTCGAGCAGCGTGCTGCTGCACACCTTGCTCGGGTCCCGCAACTTCAGCACCCATCAAGGATGGGTCTGGTGTCTGGCATCTCAGGGACCGCTGCTGGCCTCGGGAGGGTTCGACAGCACGGTGCGGCTGTGGGACCTGCAGGCGTCCGGCGCCGAAAAGGGATTGATCAAGGCTGGAGGTGCTGTGCTGTGTTTGACCTGTTTGCCAGATGTCCTGCTGGCTGGCACGTTTGACGAAAGGGTCAGCGTTTACGACCCGAGAG CTGCTTTTACGTGCCTGAAAAGCCTCCGTCTCCATACCAACGCAGTCATGTGTCTGGCGGCTGACGACAAATACATTGTCTCTGCGGGTAAGGACTGCACTGTGGCCGTCTATGACCGCCGGGCGGACAAAACCTTGAACAAAGTCCGG CTGAATGCTTACTTGCGTTCCATGAGCTACAGTGACAGTGAGGTGTGGGGAGGAGACCACAGGGGCACGCTGCATTCCTTCGCCATGCGGGACGGCCTATTGAAGTCCACAGCGCACCTCAATGTGGGGCACACCGCTATGATAACCGGCATTCATAAGTCACCTGGAAGCCTCTACACCTGCTCCTCTGATTGTACCGTCAAG GTGCACATCCCATGTCGGCCTCCAAAGACTTTATGCACACTGCGTCATCAAGCTGGAGCCTCTGGG